From Micromonospora nigra, one genomic window encodes:
- the otsB gene encoding trehalose-phosphatase codes for MDPELRAAIGRIARVPQLLIACDYDGTLAPIVSDPSKAVPLPESVAAVRALAALPQTTVAVVSGRALRDLAALSRLPSEVHLVGSHGSEFDIGFVERLSPELIAVRTRLRDALREIAAAHPGIRLERKPASVAVHTRGVDPQVAAAAVEAVRNGPATWDDVTVTQGKEVIELSVVATHKGTAVDQLRTQLSASAVLFIGDDVTDENAFGNLHGPDVGIKIGPGDTKAGYRVAEPIEAARALGLLLETRRHWLFGERAVPIERHSMLANGRTVALLTPEARVTWLCHPKPDSAAIFADLVGGNPAGHFSVAPERGGIPLGQRYRSGTMTVETRWSGLTVTDWLDTPDAVATPDGPAIVAGDSVLIRVLTGSGRARVEFAPRPEFGQVAVQLQPVGDGLLVLGSNEPASLYSPGVEWEVTNDGGYETGKAVVDLSAAGGQVILELRFGTHSLEHHRLPIHERQAAAEQPWKDWVASLRLPSTARELVARSALTLRALCHEATGSILAAATTSLPEELGGVRNWDYRYCWLRDAAMTARALVDLGSIDEAEAFLRWVDGCVERTGGHPERLHPLYTVDGFELGAEAVIDTLPGYAGSRPVRVGNLANHQLQLDVFGPIADLIAATADARGSVRDDEWRVLENMVEAVRRRWHEPDHGIWEARLPPRHHIFSKVMCWMTVDRALHVVRQHGGEDRPEWVELRDRIGANVLEYGWHEHAEAYSVAYGDEDMDASSLWIGLSGLLPGDDPRFLSTVLRIEADLRSGPVVYRYHWDDGLPGREGGFHICTAWLVEAYLRTGRRTDAEELFTQMIDTAGPTGLLPEQYDPLAERGLGNHPQAYSHLGVVRCALLLDNMLKQ; via the coding sequence ATGGACCCGGAGCTGCGCGCCGCCATCGGCCGCATCGCCCGCGTCCCACAGCTCCTGATCGCCTGTGACTACGACGGCACGCTCGCCCCGATCGTGTCGGACCCGAGCAAGGCCGTGCCGCTGCCCGAATCCGTGGCGGCCGTGCGTGCCCTGGCCGCGTTGCCGCAGACCACCGTGGCGGTGGTCTCCGGCCGCGCGCTGCGCGACCTGGCCGCGCTGTCCCGGCTGCCCAGCGAGGTCCACCTCGTCGGCAGCCACGGCTCCGAGTTCGACATCGGCTTCGTCGAGCGGCTCTCCCCCGAGCTGATCGCGGTACGCACCCGGCTGCGCGACGCGCTGCGCGAGATCGCCGCCGCCCACCCCGGCATCCGGCTGGAACGCAAGCCCGCCAGCGTCGCGGTGCACACCCGGGGGGTCGACCCGCAGGTCGCCGCGGCTGCCGTCGAGGCGGTCCGCAACGGCCCCGCCACCTGGGACGACGTCACCGTCACCCAGGGCAAGGAGGTCATCGAGCTGTCGGTGGTCGCCACCCACAAGGGCACCGCCGTCGACCAGCTACGCACCCAACTCTCGGCCAGCGCGGTGCTGTTCATCGGCGACGACGTCACCGACGAGAACGCCTTCGGCAACCTGCACGGCCCGGACGTCGGCATCAAGATCGGTCCGGGTGACACGAAGGCCGGCTACCGGGTCGCCGAGCCCATCGAGGCGGCCCGTGCGCTCGGGCTGCTGCTGGAGACCCGCCGGCACTGGCTCTTCGGCGAGCGGGCGGTGCCGATCGAGCGACACTCGATGCTGGCCAACGGCCGTACCGTCGCGCTGCTCACCCCCGAGGCCAGGGTCACCTGGCTCTGCCACCCCAAGCCCGACTCTGCCGCGATCTTCGCCGACCTGGTGGGCGGCAACCCGGCCGGGCACTTCAGCGTGGCGCCGGAGCGCGGCGGCATCCCGCTCGGCCAGCGCTATCGCTCGGGCACCATGACCGTGGAGACGCGCTGGTCGGGGCTGACGGTCACCGACTGGCTCGACACGCCGGACGCGGTCGCCACCCCGGACGGGCCGGCCATCGTGGCCGGTGACTCGGTCCTCATCCGGGTGCTCACCGGCAGCGGCCGGGCCCGGGTGGAGTTCGCGCCCCGGCCCGAGTTCGGCCAGGTGGCGGTGCAGTTGCAGCCCGTCGGCGACGGGCTGCTCGTGCTCGGCTCCAACGAGCCCGCCTCGCTCTACTCCCCCGGCGTCGAGTGGGAGGTCACCAACGACGGCGGGTACGAGACCGGCAAGGCGGTGGTCGACCTCTCCGCCGCCGGCGGCCAGGTGATCCTGGAACTGCGCTTCGGCACCCACAGCCTGGAGCACCACCGCCTGCCGATCCACGAGCGCCAGGCCGCCGCGGAGCAGCCGTGGAAGGACTGGGTGGCCTCGCTGCGGCTGCCGTCGACCGCCCGTGAGCTGGTGGCCCGCAGCGCGCTCACCCTGCGGGCCCTGTGCCACGAGGCCACCGGGTCGATCCTGGCCGCGGCGACCACCTCGCTGCCCGAGGAACTGGGCGGGGTCCGCAACTGGGACTACCGCTACTGCTGGCTGCGGGACGCGGCGATGACCGCGCGGGCGCTGGTCGACCTGGGCTCCATCGACGAGGCCGAGGCGTTTCTGCGCTGGGTCGACGGCTGCGTCGAGCGCACCGGCGGGCACCCCGAACGGCTGCACCCGCTCTACACCGTCGACGGCTTCGAGCTGGGCGCCGAGGCCGTCATCGACACGCTGCCCGGCTACGCCGGCTCCCGGCCGGTCCGGGTCGGCAACCTCGCCAACCACCAGCTCCAGCTCGACGTCTTCGGGCCGATCGCCGACCTGATCGCGGCGACCGCCGACGCGCGTGGCTCGGTCCGCGACGACGAGTGGCGGGTGCTGGAGAACATGGTCGAGGCGGTCCGCCGGCGCTGGCACGAGCCCGACCACGGCATCTGGGAGGCCCGCCTCCCCCCGCGGCACCACATCTTCTCCAAGGTGATGTGCTGGATGACCGTCGACCGGGCACTGCACGTGGTGCGCCAGCACGGTGGCGAGGACCGACCGGAGTGGGTGGAACTGCGCGACCGGATCGGTGCCAACGTCCTGGAGTACGGCTGGCACGAGCACGCCGAGGCGTACAGCGTCGCGTACGGCGACGAGGACATGGACGCGTCCTCGCTGTGGATCGGCCTGTCGGGGCTGCTGCCGGGCGACGACCCGCGTTTCCTGTCGACGGTGCTCAGGATCGAGGCCGACCTGCGCAGCGGTCCGGTGGTCTACCGCTACCACTGGGACGACGGCCTGCCCGGCCGCGAAGGTGGCTTCCACATCTGCACGGCGTGGCTGGTGGAGGCGTACCTGCGGACCGGCCGGCGCACCGACGCCGAGGAGCTGTTCACGCAGATGATCGACACGGCCGGGCCGACGGGGCTGCTTCCCGAGCAGTACGACCCGCTCGCCGAACGCGGGCTGGGCAACCACCCGCAGGCCTACAGCCACCTCGGCGTGGTCCGTTGCGCCCTGCTGCTGGACAACATGCTCAAGCAGTGA
- the cobA gene encoding uroporphyrinogen-III C-methyltransferase, giving the protein MSTNPYPLGLRLAGRRVVVVGGGAVATRRVPALLDAGADVFLVAPELTPALHGHVDAGRLHWERRRFLPDDLDGAWLVQVAVDDPVAAASVSAAAAERRIFCVRADDRAAATAWTPAVTRHGPVTVAVLGGGDPRRAMTVRDEVRALLATRGPGEGGTAPAGATRPAGAGRASDPAAGGGRVALVGAGPGDPELITVKGWRLLTEADVVVADRLVPGLLLDELRSDVELVDASKIPYGPARAQEEINRILVDRALAGRVVVRLKGGDPYVFGRGGEELLACAEAGVPVTVVPGVTSSIAAPAAAGIPVTHRAVAHEFTVVSGHVAPDSPASLVRWDALAGLRGTLVILMGLKNLAAIAAVLVAHGRPADTPVAVVQEATTGAQRQLRSTLGAVAADVLAAGLRPPAVVVVGDVVDALAAGFPG; this is encoded by the coding sequence GTGAGCACCAACCCGTACCCGCTCGGCCTGCGGCTGGCCGGCCGGCGGGTGGTCGTGGTGGGCGGGGGTGCCGTCGCCACCCGCCGGGTGCCCGCGCTGCTGGACGCGGGCGCCGACGTGTTCCTCGTCGCGCCGGAACTGACCCCGGCCCTGCACGGGCACGTCGACGCCGGACGGCTGCACTGGGAGCGCCGCCGGTTCCTCCCCGACGACCTGGACGGCGCCTGGCTGGTCCAGGTCGCGGTCGACGACCCGGTCGCCGCCGCGTCCGTCAGCGCCGCCGCCGCCGAGCGCCGGATCTTCTGCGTACGCGCCGACGACCGGGCCGCCGCGACCGCGTGGACCCCGGCGGTGACCCGGCACGGGCCGGTGACGGTGGCGGTGCTCGGCGGGGGCGATCCGCGCCGGGCCATGACCGTCCGGGACGAGGTGCGTGCCCTGCTGGCCACCCGGGGGCCCGGCGAGGGCGGCACGGCGCCCGCGGGGGCCACCCGGCCGGCGGGTGCCGGCCGGGCGTCCGACCCGGCCGCGGGTGGCGGCCGGGTGGCCCTGGTCGGTGCCGGCCCCGGTGACCCGGAACTGATCACGGTCAAGGGATGGCGGTTGCTCACCGAGGCCGACGTCGTGGTCGCCGACCGGCTGGTGCCCGGACTGCTGCTGGACGAACTGCGCTCGGACGTCGAGCTGGTGGACGCCTCGAAGATTCCCTACGGCCCGGCCCGGGCGCAGGAGGAGATCAACCGGATCCTGGTCGACCGGGCCCTCGCCGGCCGGGTCGTGGTGCGGCTCAAGGGCGGCGACCCGTACGTCTTCGGCCGGGGCGGCGAGGAACTGCTGGCCTGCGCCGAGGCCGGGGTTCCGGTCACCGTGGTCCCCGGGGTGACCAGCTCGATCGCGGCCCCGGCCGCCGCCGGTATCCCGGTGACCCACCGGGCCGTGGCGCACGAGTTCACCGTGGTCTCCGGGCACGTCGCGCCCGACTCGCCGGCCTCGCTGGTGCGCTGGGACGCCCTCGCGGGGCTGCGCGGCACGCTGGTGATCCTGATGGGCCTGAAGAACCTCGCGGCGATCGCCGCCGTCCTCGTCGCCCACGGGCGGCCGGCCGACACGCCCGTGGCGGTGGTGCAGGAGGCCACGACCGGAGCCCAGCGGCAGCTGCGCTCGACGCTCGGCGCGGTGGCCGCCGACGTGCTGGCGGCCGGGTTGCGCCCGCCCGCCGTGGTGGTCGTGGGCGACGTGGTCGACGCCCTCGCGGCCGGCTTCCCGGGCTGA
- the cobT gene encoding nicotinate-nucleotide--dimethylbenzimidazole phosphoribosyltransferase, which yields MLEPTIAAIRPLDESAMAAARELQGRLTKPAGSLGALEDLSVRLAGLAGVCPPPLPEPAAVAIFAGDHGVHAQGVTPWPQEVTGQMVGNFLAGGAVVNAFARQAGASVTVVDVGVATPVGPADGTERPAEPGRAAGGPTGVPRFVEANVRRGTRDMTVTAALTREETRAAVQTGVRVAGELIDAGAGILLTGDMGIGNTTPAAALVAVFAGVDPAEATGRGTGVDDPTYRHKIEVVRAALLRHAPDPADPLGVLASVGGLEHAALTGLILGAAARRVPVLLDGVIAVSAALAAVALAPDAAGAMVAGHRSAEPGATVALRRLGLEPLIDLGLRLGEGTGALLALPVVTGAVRVLHEVATFDSAGVAEK from the coding sequence ATGCTGGAGCCCACGATCGCGGCGATCAGGCCGCTCGACGAGTCGGCGATGGCCGCCGCCCGCGAACTTCAGGGCCGGCTGACCAAGCCGGCCGGGTCGCTCGGTGCCCTGGAAGACCTGTCCGTACGCCTCGCCGGGCTCGCCGGGGTCTGCCCCCCGCCGCTGCCCGAGCCGGCCGCGGTGGCGATCTTCGCCGGTGACCACGGCGTGCACGCCCAGGGCGTCACCCCGTGGCCGCAGGAGGTGACCGGGCAGATGGTCGGCAACTTCCTGGCCGGCGGCGCGGTGGTCAACGCCTTCGCCCGGCAGGCCGGCGCGTCGGTCACCGTCGTCGACGTCGGTGTCGCCACGCCGGTCGGGCCGGCGGACGGCACCGAACGGCCCGCTGAGCCGGGCCGTGCAGCGGGCGGCCCGACCGGGGTGCCCCGGTTCGTCGAGGCGAACGTGCGGCGGGGCACCCGCGACATGACGGTCACCGCCGCGCTGACCCGCGAGGAGACGCGGGCCGCCGTGCAGACCGGCGTCCGGGTCGCCGGTGAGCTGATCGACGCCGGCGCCGGCATCCTGCTGACCGGGGACATGGGCATCGGCAACACCACCCCGGCTGCCGCGCTGGTCGCGGTCTTCGCCGGGGTCGACCCGGCCGAGGCCACCGGCCGCGGCACCGGGGTGGACGACCCGACGTACCGGCACAAGATCGAGGTGGTGCGGGCGGCGCTGCTCCGGCACGCCCCCGACCCCGCCGACCCCCTCGGTGTGCTGGCGAGCGTGGGTGGGCTGGAGCACGCGGCGCTGACCGGGCTGATCCTCGGCGCCGCCGCGCGCCGGGTGCCCGTCCTGCTCGACGGGGTGATCGCCGTGTCCGCCGCGCTGGCCGCCGTGGCCCTGGCCCCCGACGCGGCCGGCGCGATGGTGGCCGGGCACCGCTCGGCGGAGCCCGGCGCCACGGTGGCGCTGCGCCGGCTGGGTCTGGAGCCGCTGATCGACCTCGGGCTGCGCCTCGGCGAGGGCACCGGCGCGCTGCTGGCGCTGCCGGTGGTCACCGGGGCCGTGCGGGTGCTGCACGAGGTCGCCACGTTCGACTCCGCGGGGGTGGCCGAGAAGTGA
- the cobC gene encoding Rv2231c family pyridoxal phosphate-dependent protein CobC, translating to MRGQPIGVAPDPTDEPDPGRAVEPDLGHHGDAEVTGGLVDLAVNVRRAPMPDWLADPITAALGDLAAYPDPGPAHAAVAARHDRPPAEVLLTAGAAEAFVLIARALRDVRRPVVVHPQFTEPEAALRAAGHSVDRVLLDPADGFRLDPARVPADADLVMVGNPTNPTSVLHPAADVAALARPGRVLVVDEAFADTTAAEGVPGEPHSLAARRDLPGLLVVRSLTKTWGLAGLRIGYLLGDAALLRLLAAAQPLWAVSTPALAAATACAGPEAVAAERALAAALAADRDHLTARLSALPGVRVAGRPASAFVLVHLRGADRVRHALRDRGWAVRRGDTFPGLGPDWLRVAVRDRATTDAFTAVLAEILEA from the coding sequence ATGCGCGGTCAGCCGATCGGGGTAGCCCCCGACCCCACCGACGAACCGGATCCGGGTCGGGCGGTGGAGCCCGACCTCGGACACCACGGGGACGCCGAGGTGACCGGCGGCCTCGTCGACCTCGCGGTCAACGTCCGCCGGGCCCCGATGCCCGACTGGTTGGCCGATCCGATCACCGCCGCGCTCGGCGACCTCGCCGCGTATCCGGACCCGGGGCCCGCCCACGCCGCCGTGGCCGCCCGGCACGATCGGCCCCCGGCCGAGGTGCTGCTGACCGCCGGCGCGGCCGAGGCGTTCGTGCTGATCGCCCGGGCGCTGCGCGACGTGCGCCGCCCGGTCGTGGTGCACCCCCAGTTCACCGAGCCCGAAGCCGCCCTGCGCGCCGCCGGGCACAGCGTCGACCGGGTGCTGCTCGACCCGGCCGACGGCTTCCGGCTCGACCCGGCCCGGGTTCCCGCCGACGCCGACCTGGTGATGGTCGGCAACCCCACGAACCCCACCTCCGTGCTGCACCCCGCCGCCGACGTGGCCGCCCTGGCCCGGCCCGGCCGGGTCCTGGTGGTCGACGAGGCGTTCGCGGACACCACCGCCGCCGAGGGGGTCCCCGGCGAGCCCCACTCCCTCGCCGCCCGCCGCGACCTGCCCGGACTACTCGTGGTGCGCAGCCTCACCAAGACCTGGGGGCTGGCCGGCCTGCGGATCGGCTACCTGCTGGGCGACGCCGCGCTCCTGCGACTGCTGGCCGCCGCGCAGCCGCTGTGGGCGGTCTCCACCCCGGCGCTCGCGGCCGCGACGGCCTGCGCCGGCCCCGAGGCGGTCGCGGCCGAGCGCGCGCTCGCCGCCGCGCTCGCCGCCGACCGCGACCACCTGACCGCCCGCCTGTCGGCCCTGCCCGGAGTACGCGTGGCCGGCCGGCCCGCCAGCGCCTTCGTCCTGGTCCACCTGCGGGGCGCCGACCGGGTACGGCACGCGCTGCGGGACCGCGGCTGGGCGGTCCGGCGCGGCGACACCTTCCCCGGCCTGGGGCCGGACTGGCTGCGGGTGGCGGTGCGCGACCGGGCCACCACCGACGCGTTCACCGCTGTGCTGGCGGAGATCCTGGAGGCATGA
- a CDS encoding cobyrinate a,c-diamide synthase codes for MTGVPRLVLSAPSSGHGKNALAIGLLAALADRGVTVAGFKVGPDQVDTAYLGLAAGRPGRTLDPRLVGVERLAPLVAHGAAGAGLAVLQGSMGLYDSLTGHPDSESTAAVATALRSPVVLVVDVAAMGQSVAALVHGFRSYDEQLWLGGVILSRVASARHEQLLREALDDVGVPVYGALRRQDLPAVLPARRYGAVPALTGAVDATRAVRRLGEAVAATVDLDRLLSLARSAPPLPAPPWSPDEPPAPSGPPPVVALAGASGGAYSHPETAELLRAAGAEVVTVDPLRDEALPAGARALVVGGALPESYAEQLSANRRLCIAVAELARVGRPVVAGGTGLLWLAREWDGLPMCGVLDAVGVSREGLVAGYREATAQADSVVATLGEVVTGHKEHRAVLTPRAGQRPAWSWDGGAPEGFVWRGVHASQLVPHWAAYPRIAARLVAAAAVDPAAEAVAGRPAGTGT; via the coding sequence ATGACCGGCGTGCCGCGCCTGGTGCTCAGTGCGCCGTCGTCCGGGCACGGCAAGAACGCGCTGGCGATCGGGCTGCTCGCCGCCCTCGCCGACCGGGGTGTGACCGTTGCCGGGTTCAAGGTCGGCCCCGACCAGGTCGACACCGCGTACCTGGGACTGGCCGCCGGTCGACCCGGCCGGACCCTCGACCCCCGGCTGGTCGGCGTCGAGCGGCTGGCCCCGCTGGTCGCCCACGGGGCCGCCGGCGCCGGGCTCGCCGTGTTGCAGGGCAGCATGGGCCTGTACGACAGCCTCACCGGCCACCCCGACAGCGAGTCCACCGCCGCCGTGGCCACCGCGCTGCGCAGCCCTGTCGTGCTGGTGGTGGACGTCGCCGCGATGGGGCAGTCCGTGGCCGCCCTGGTGCACGGCTTCCGGTCGTACGACGAGCAGCTCTGGCTGGGCGGCGTCATCCTCAGCCGGGTCGCCTCGGCGCGGCACGAACAACTGCTGCGGGAGGCGCTGGACGACGTCGGCGTTCCCGTCTACGGGGCGTTGCGCCGCCAGGACCTCCCCGCCGTACTGCCGGCCCGTCGCTACGGCGCGGTTCCGGCGCTGACCGGCGCCGTCGACGCGACCCGGGCGGTACGCCGCCTCGGCGAGGCGGTCGCCGCCACCGTCGACCTGGACCGGCTGCTCTCCCTGGCCCGGTCCGCGCCGCCGCTGCCGGCCCCGCCGTGGTCGCCCGACGAGCCACCCGCACCGTCGGGACCGCCCCCGGTGGTGGCGCTGGCCGGTGCGTCCGGGGGCGCCTACAGCCACCCCGAGACCGCCGAGTTGCTGCGGGCGGCCGGTGCCGAGGTGGTCACCGTGGACCCGCTGCGCGACGAGGCGCTGCCGGCGGGCGCGCGGGCCCTGGTGGTCGGCGGTGCCCTGCCCGAGTCGTACGCCGAGCAGTTGTCGGCGAACCGGCGGCTCTGCATCGCGGTCGCGGAGCTGGCGCGGGTCGGCCGTCCGGTCGTCGCCGGGGGCACCGGCCTGCTCTGGCTGGCCCGGGAGTGGGACGGGCTGCCCATGTGCGGGGTGCTCGACGCGGTCGGTGTCAGCCGGGAGGGGCTGGTGGCCGGCTACCGGGAGGCCACCGCCCAGGCCGACAGCGTGGTGGCCACCCTCGGCGAGGTGGTCACCGGGCACAAGGAACACCGGGCGGTGTTGACTCCCCGGGCCGGGCAGCGGCCCGCCTGGAGTTGGGACGGCGGTGCCCCGGAGGGGTTCGTGTGGCGGGGCGTGCACGCGTCGCAGCTCGTGCCGCACTGGGCCGCGTACCCGCGGATCGCCGCGCGACTGGTGGCCGCGGCGGCGGTGGACCCGGCGGCCGAGGCGGTGGCCGGTCGCCCGGCCGGGACGGGTACCTGA
- a CDS encoding SURF1 family protein — translation MVVYRFLLTPRWLGIFLLTLVAAVVMVQLGNWQLDRYRGRTEINERIDAGLRMAPVPLREAVPAPTGGPGTAGPGPAEEKTWIRVTVTGRYDTDNVVLVRGRTVDSRVGFEVVTPLVLADGTAVLVDRGWIPPVPGGGATAQPQVPPAPAGEVTVEGRVHASESGAGTVNRRDGRLETRRIAVPQLARELPYPVHGAYVLLDQQVPAADPLFSAVPVGHANNWQNLGYVVQWWIFAVMTLVGFGWVARREARRLAGVVDERPLDRAAEPSSTT, via the coding sequence GTGGTCGTGTACCGGTTCCTGCTGACCCCGCGCTGGCTGGGCATCTTCCTGCTGACCCTGGTGGCGGCGGTGGTCATGGTGCAGCTCGGCAACTGGCAGCTCGACCGCTACCGGGGGCGCACGGAGATCAACGAGCGCATCGACGCCGGCCTGCGGATGGCCCCGGTGCCGCTGCGCGAGGCGGTGCCCGCGCCGACGGGCGGTCCGGGCACCGCCGGTCCGGGGCCCGCGGAGGAGAAGACCTGGATCCGGGTGACGGTGACGGGGCGGTACGACACGGACAACGTGGTCCTGGTGCGCGGCCGGACGGTCGACAGCCGGGTCGGCTTCGAGGTGGTGACTCCGCTCGTGCTGGCCGACGGCACCGCCGTTCTGGTGGACCGGGGCTGGATCCCCCCGGTGCCCGGTGGCGGCGCGACGGCCCAGCCGCAGGTGCCGCCCGCCCCGGCGGGTGAGGTGACCGTCGAGGGCCGGGTGCACGCCAGCGAGAGCGGCGCGGGCACGGTGAACCGGCGCGACGGACGGTTGGAGACGCGGCGGATCGCCGTCCCGCAGCTCGCCCGGGAACTGCCCTACCCGGTGCACGGCGCGTACGTGCTCCTCGACCAGCAGGTACCGGCCGCTGACCCGCTGTTCAGTGCGGTGCCGGTGGGACACGCCAACAACTGGCAGAACCTGGGCTACGTCGTGCAGTGGTGGATCTTCGCCGTGATGACGTTGGTCGGTTTCGGCTGGGTCGCGCGACGGGAGGCTCGCCGGCTGGCCGGGGTGGTCGACGAGCGCCCCCTCGACCGGGCCGCCGAGCCGAGCAGCACGACCTGA
- a CDS encoding ATP-dependent DNA ligase, which translates to MRAVRFLDLAATSAAVGATSGRRAKVALLADALRRLEPAEVAAGSGWLAGELRQRQTGVGWASLRDLPPPAAEPTLTVAGVDAAIDEIAAVRGPGSQARRRALLNALYAAATGEEQRLLTGLFSGELRQGAQTGLLADAVARAADVPVAAVRRAVLLAGDLRVVAVAALDGGAGALAAFGLHVGRPLAPMLAQSAPSVDAALTATGTPAVVDVKLDGIRIQVHRSGADVAVFTRSLDDITGRVPAVVAAVRALPARELVLDGEAIGMDETGRPLPFQETSSRAARRGPQRGAEGSPVTAAVRAAADRAGETALTPYFFDLLHLDGVDLIDRPGRERWAALAAAVDESLLVGRLEVDGPAQAGAAFAAALDAGQEGVVVKDPAAPYDAGRRGAAWVKVKPRHTLDLVVLAVEWGSGRRTGWLSNLHLGARDPHTGGFVMLGKTFKGLTDELLRWQTERFLELAVERGDWVVRVRPEQVVEVAFDGVQTSSRYPGGVALRFARVLRYRDDKTAAEADTIDAVRALRAGRVTG; encoded by the coding sequence ATGAGGGCCGTGCGGTTCCTCGACCTGGCAGCCACCTCCGCAGCCGTCGGTGCCACCAGCGGCCGGCGGGCGAAGGTCGCGCTGCTCGCCGACGCGCTGCGTCGCCTCGAACCGGCGGAGGTGGCGGCCGGTTCGGGCTGGCTGGCCGGGGAGCTGCGCCAGCGGCAGACCGGAGTGGGTTGGGCCAGCCTGCGCGACCTGCCCCCGCCAGCGGCCGAGCCGACCCTGACCGTGGCCGGCGTCGACGCGGCGATCGACGAGATCGCGGCGGTGCGGGGGCCCGGCTCGCAGGCCCGCCGGCGGGCGCTGCTCAATGCGCTCTACGCCGCCGCCACCGGCGAGGAGCAGCGGCTGCTCACCGGCCTGTTCAGCGGCGAGCTGCGGCAGGGTGCCCAGACGGGGCTGCTCGCCGACGCGGTCGCCCGTGCGGCCGACGTGCCGGTCGCCGCCGTACGTCGGGCGGTGCTGCTCGCCGGCGACCTGCGGGTCGTCGCCGTGGCCGCCCTCGACGGCGGCGCGGGGGCGCTGGCGGCGTTCGGTCTGCACGTCGGTCGACCCCTCGCGCCGATGCTGGCCCAGAGCGCCCCCTCGGTCGACGCGGCGCTCACGGCCACCGGCACCCCCGCCGTGGTCGACGTGAAGCTCGACGGCATCCGCATCCAGGTGCACCGCTCCGGGGCCGACGTCGCCGTATTCACCCGCAGCCTCGACGACATCACCGGCCGGGTGCCGGCGGTGGTCGCCGCCGTCCGGGCCCTGCCCGCCCGCGAGCTGGTGCTCGACGGTGAGGCCATCGGCATGGACGAGACGGGCCGGCCGCTGCCCTTTCAGGAGACGTCCAGCCGGGCGGCCCGCCGGGGCCCGCAGCGCGGCGCGGAGGGTTCCCCGGTCACCGCAGCGGTGCGGGCCGCCGCCGACCGTGCCGGCGAGACGGCCCTGACGCCGTACTTCTTCGACCTGCTGCACCTCGACGGCGTCGACCTGATCGACCGGCCGGGCCGTGAGCGGTGGGCCGCGCTCGCCGCAGCGGTCGACGAGTCCCTGCTGGTGGGGCGGCTGGAGGTCGACGGGCCCGCGCAGGCCGGCGCCGCGTTCGCCGCCGCGCTCGACGCCGGCCAGGAGGGCGTCGTGGTGAAGGATCCGGCAGCGCCGTACGACGCCGGCCGGCGCGGCGCGGCCTGGGTGAAGGTGAAGCCCCGACACACCCTCGACCTGGTGGTGCTGGCCGTGGAGTGGGGCAGCGGTCGGCGCACCGGCTGGCTGAGCAACCTGCACCTCGGCGCACGCGACCCCCACACCGGGGGGTTCGTCATGCTCGGCAAGACGTTCAAGGGCCTCACCGACGAGCTGCTGCGCTGGCAGACCGAGCGCTTCCTGGAACTGGCCGTCGAACGCGGTGACTGGGTGGTGCGGGTGCGCCCCGAACAGGTCGTCGAGGTCGCCTTCGACGGCGTGCAGACCAGCAGCCGTTACCCGGGCGGGGTGGCCCTGCGTTTCGCGCGCGTGCTGCGCTACCGAGACGACAAGACGGCGGCCGAGGCCGACACCATCGACGCCGTTCGAGCCCTGCGGGCCGGGCGGGTCACCGGCTGA